The sequence below is a genomic window from Glycine max cultivar Williams 82 chromosome 20, Glycine_max_v4.0, whole genome shotgun sequence.
ATGACACAGGTTTTGTTCAAGTGAGTGTTGGTCCTTCTGAGCTGAGCAGTTCCATAAGGATGAATGCCATATTGAATGGTGCAGAGATAATGAAGATGGTCAATGATGTCGGTACTAATGTTGTGCATAGGAGGAAGAATCTGTGGGTGTTGGTGGGTTCAATTGCTGGAggaattgttgtcttgtttttagTTGTAACTGCTTTTCTACTTGGTACCAAATGCAGGAACAAGAAACCGAAACAAAGGACAGTAGAAAGTGTTGGATGGACACCTTTGAGTATGTTTGGAGGGAGCTCCCTTAGTAGAAGCTCTGAGCCTGGTTCTCATGGACTTCTTGGCATGAAGATCCCTTTTGCTGAAATACAATCAGCAACAAACAACTTTGATAGAAATCTGATTATAGGGTCTGGTGGATTTGGTATGGTCTACAAGGGAGAACTGAGAGACAATGTGAAGGTTGCTGTCAAGAGAGGCATGCCAGGGTCCAGACAAGGCCTTCCTGAGTTCCAGACTGAGATAACAGTTCTGTCCAAAATTCGCCATCGCCACCTCGTTTCACTAGTTGGTTTCTGTGAAGAGAATTCAGAAATGATACTTGTCTATGAGTATGTTGAAAAGGGTCCACTGAAGAAGCATTTATATGGTTCATCACTACAAACACCTCTCTCTTGGAAGCAGCGTCTTGAAATATGCATTGGTGCGGCTAGAGGCCTTCACTATCTTCACACCGGTTTTGCTCAAGGAATCATCCACCGTGACATTAAGTCAACCAACATATTGCTTGATGAAAACTATGTGGCCAAGGTTGCTGACTTTGGTCTTTCAAGGTCAGGGCCATGCATCAATGAAACACATGTGAGTACTAATGTGAAAGGTAGCTTTGGTTATCTTGATCCCGAGTATTACCGGAGGCAGCAGCTTACAGATAAGTCAGATGTTTACTCATTTGGGGTTGTGCTTTTTGAGGTTCTTTGTGGAAGACCTGCTGTTGATCCACAACTTGCAAGAGAACAGGTGAATTTGGCAGAATGGGCACTTGAATGGCTGCAAAAGGGTATGCTGGAGCAAATTGTTGACCCTCATCTTGTTGGACAGATTCAACAAAGCTCCTTAAAGAAATTTTGTGAAACTGCAGAGAAATGTTTGGCCGAATACGGTGTTGACAGGCCAGCCATGGGTGATGTGTTGTGGAATTTGGAATATGCACTTCAGCTCCAAGAAAGTGAGCCACATGCCAATAGCAGTGCTAGGGAATCTGTGAGTGTGACAAATGCTGTTATTCCTGGAAATCCTTCTACCAACAGAAGGACAGAGAGGGATTATTATAACTGTTCTTCAGATGTAAGTACTAGCCAAGTGTTTTCCCAGTTAATGAACAATGAAGGCAGATAGAGATAGGTGTATACCGCAAATATAAGCAAGAGGTATTAAAGCAGTACCAAAGctttcatgctttttttttcctatcaagTTTTCTTTTGAAGAAAATTGCATGAAAACCATAACTCGCAAGATTTACCTACGGAAGGCTCCTTATAGTACTAGTTCATTGGTAGCTTCTTACAAATGTTTGAATATCTTCTTGTCTGATATTGGAGAGGCTTACAATTTTTGTagtataatttattcatttattttatacagCAATTCTGTACTTATTATTCTAGAGCTAAATCAGTCAAATTTGTCATGAGCTATATAGGTTTGTCCTCCGTTTGTATGATGTAATTGGAATTTCAGTTCAAAGATCTAATTTCAATTCCATTCCTTAGTGTTCTGGTAGAATGTAACATTGAATAAAGATATGTAATGATTTTCTTTAGAACTTTCGTGAGACAAAATGGATGTTGTAGAAGATTTGGTTGAAATTATATGGCCTTCTCTGCCATATGATTTTTCAACACACAGGTCTTGCTGAACAGTTGTTCATTGTGTATGAACTTGATGCTTTAGATGAGCTCTTACTAAcagatattttcatttttttgttaaaatgcgCTTGTTAATTCTCTGGAGGATAATCAATAAAGCCAAGTTTGTTCTTTTCAAAAGCTCAAGTTCGATTGAGGATTGGACCTTGGTTCACATTTAATTAATGGGTTGTATCTcttgcattttttcaacttgttACTTGTTATAAATCATGAGAAATaacaattacaaaataaaattgaaatgaatttgatgaatatgtgcatatttttatgaaatgaagTTGAGATTGATGCTACTGGTAGTTTATCAACTTGTTTCCCCCTCATATTCATCTCATTGGGCACTGTACAAATTCAAGTTCAAATGAAGAAATTGTGTATTGAAGACATCATGATGAGCTCACTAGTCGACCTTTTCAATCAAATAGAAACCACCCAAACAGAGCTTGCTCAATCCCCTGATTAGAAAAATGTACCATGAATGAAAGTACTAAAAGCAGAATACTTCATAATACCATTCCAAATGCATTACATGTTACATGATACTTCATAATACCATTGCCGTGAAGCTGCTATCCACATTTTCTGTGGTGATGTGCTTCACTGTGCTCGCTACTACTATATTATTTTGTTCAGTCTCACGGctttatatataaacttttcATTATTAACCGATACTAAGCATGACCGTGAGAATCTCGGATGATTAGATACATGCATATTTAGCAAGAATCGAATAAGGCTTTTAATTAAGTTAGAATCATTTTATGTTAATTGATTCACGCGCTCAATAATACTTATAATCTCATTCTAATATGCACTAGACATCTTCTATAATCTACGCAAGCAAGCCAGAGAAAatatatcttattaatttataatatttattgtttattgactataaaattataaagtaattaataatattttgataaaaaaaattcatgtaagagaTACTTGAAGAGAGTTTTATAAAAACAGTctcttacatttattttttttactaaaatattatttaattactttataattttatagtaaataaacaataaaaagatGCTTATTATATGGTACTATTGGTCTCGGTGGTATATTCCACAGCACGGTTCAGGTCATTTCTCCTTTCTTCAATTtccttctcttattttttttcacaattttgaCCCTGGATTGCTTCTTTAGCACTCGTCAAGGTATTATTATGATGATTGTTATTAGAATTCGTTTTTCTGGTTTTGTGGGATTCTTGAGTTTTAGCACTGTTTCTTTTGGCCCTTGTTGTCCAGGGAGGTCTTTGGAATGGATTCTCTCCATTTCATAAGTTtttgactaataaataaaatgaaaatgttgcACACCGCATTGacatttattaatgttttcatatatattcaaaataataaatatataaaaataatcatttagtttaatactttatttattgTGTTTGACTTCAAATGAatgattatgttaataaattatgcctatatatttgatataaatattctttattttataattgtgtATGTGTTTTATTAGTaaagaaaaaagttagaaaatattGTATTTCAGTTTATTAGACTGCGGGACATGTGCAAGAATCTGTATGATGGTGATTAAAGTTGTTATATAGGAAGTATAGGGATGAGATGAGTTTGTTTCTTATTGATCGGATTGAtcggtaattttttttaaaaatgtgagTGTATAAACCAAGTAGTATAGTATTATTAACCGTGCTATAAATATGAATAAGATATACATAAAATGGTTTATGTAACAGGTTAGGTGGGCctgcattaattttttaagtgcaTGCATGAAAAGTATTTGTGGTTCATTCTTTGACAGCAGGTTTATGGAGATGATGAATGGTCATTTGGATTCTGTGAGGGAGGAGATACTGGAGTTTTTAGATGCCCTGCGGGAAAGAACACGATGTATAAATATCGTAAATCCCTTGTTCTAGGGGAAACTAACTTCAACTTTTTCCAGGTAATAGAAATCTTAACTCAACTTAGTAGAGAATGGCCTGGATATTCCTATGACCCCTTGTCCAAAAACTGCAACCACTTCTGTCATGAATTCTGTGCAAGGCTTTGTGTGCCAAAACTTCCGGGTAATTAAACACCTAATTAACAATATCATGCATGCATGTACGctgtcttaattaattaaacacgaATAGAGTAATCGTTAATCCATTGGCTCTTTTAGCTAACTGCAACAAATAACTTTGACACTTCGCATCTTTAGTTCATTATAGACTATTCATTCATTAGCTTATTATATCCCCAAGTTGTGCTCCCtttcaataagaaaatatattgagGTTATTATTGAATTATTGGAATGAATGTTCACTTAAATAGAACAAGAACCAAGTAGTCCCTCCTAAAACGAAATTCTAAAAAGATGAGAATATTCCCAAGAgattaagaatgaaaagaattaTAATAATCATGACAATTAATTATCCTAAACCATCGTCACTCTACATTATTGGTATTTTGAACAGAAGAACTATTTACTGTTCAGGCTCCTTTTTAAACTCAGATATTTCAAAGAATgagattaaatgataaaataactaataaattttttttgaaaagtttaaaacaatgacaaaattaggaaaaaaaaaacgtatgaattaaaaaggttaaattataattttgattaataggAGTTGAACTCATAATCTTCTTATTTACAACACAATAAACATTATGAAAATTGAAGTTTTGAGAGAGTTGTAAAAGGCTGAACGTTAAATtaacatcaaatcaaattatttattttttgttagcaaAAATGGGGAAGGGGGAGGAGGACCAATGtcaaaataaagtgaaattctAGGAAAGCAATGGTGCTTCTAtagcattataattttatccAGCCTAATGGTAACTGATTctttataataacaaaatacgGTTCAGTGAATATGTTCCCAAGCTTGATGCACGATCTCATCATTTATGAAGGGGCGTAAAGACCACATTTGGCAGTAGCTTTCTAGTTCTTCTGATGGCATCTTGACATCCAAAGCAGAAACAATCTTTTCCTGCAACAAAAGGCAAAGATTTTAAGGATTCTTCATTTTACTGATTGTAATGTCACAAAGAAATCATTCATTAATTACCTGCATCAAATAGTCTTGCTTGACCATGCTGTATATGAAAGCCATTACCATAGCTAAATGTGGAACATcgatacttttcttttttttggtagTTGTGACATCAGGACTTTGAGAACGAGACAAAGCATCCTTTTCCTCCTGAGTAAAGGTGTCATTACTGTTCTAGTGAGCAAGAATTCAATTATTACATTTATATGATGTAAATGATTCTTGAATTTAGTGGAGATGTACAACTTCCCAACCAAGAAGAGAAAGAGGTTAATGACCTTGCATTACATGAGTCTCATCCCACAATTATTATGTGTAGCTGTTCACTTTCTTTGCGGGAGTTAAGGGTCCAGGCTAGAGGAGGGGATAACAAGCTCTATGTAACAGGTATTATTTGTAAAGATAATTATAACAAGCTTGACTTAACTCCCAATCAGCATTTCAATTCCAATAAGATGTATTAAATAGCAGGGTCCAGAGATATACGAGGACAAAATCATAAAGGATATGATATAACAAGTTATATGAGGATATAACAAAGATCATAACGTGAGAGTGATTGGGGTTTCTTTTTCTTGGGGGAAGGGGGGAAGCAGGGGAAGAAACTCAATCAAAGGAATATATGTAGGGAAAGGATAGCAATTGCATTAGAAAttcttccaaaaaaattaataatattaccaAATCATTATAGGTTACCGGCTCATTCAATTCAACATCAAAATCCAGATCAGAGAGTGCTAATAAATTTCCATCTGTAGTCTGAATAGCATTTGTTACATCCCCCAATAGACCTTCAAGTTCATTAAGTATTTCCTTAGCTGCAAGACAAGTTAATTGTGAAACTAAGTGCATGTTTAGGAAAGATTAATTTTTGGAAATAAATACTTGTTTTCAAAACTTCTCTTAAGAtagtaaaaataagaaaaaaaaattaaaaaaaggttaaaaagtATATACTTAAACAAAGAAGACAAGATCACCATGGCAATTATGACATTAGATTTACATCCCAAGAAAATATATTCACACACAAAGTCAACATTGACTTTACATTAATGATAGCCACTTCGTTAAACACAACTTTAGTATCAACTACTAAAACATTTTCACAAAGGAGCGCCGGAAGGAAGTCCGTTACTGCTTAAGTAATGCAGATTAGAAACCAATATTGACAAATGCAAAGAAGATTCCTCCAAATTGGAATACATCTTCATTAAGTGGCCACTCTGTTTATTCCAAGCACAAATGTCAAATGTTAGACATACTGAAATAGTCAGCGCTGAAGACAATTATGAATAAAGGCAACGGTCCAAGTGGTCAAATAAGTAACAAGTTTCTCTTTCAATATTGAAAAGAGAAATGTATATTCAACTCTACGATATGATATATATAGGCTTATCATAGCACAGCAGTCAGGGatcaatcaaaaaaaaaaaagaggccaTACCTTTGCTTATATGGTTACAGAGTCCATGTGTGCATGAGCGCACTTCCATATGCAGATTTTGCCATATCGAAACAGTTACATAGTCGTCAGAAAAAtagcaataaaattaaatgagtagaatttaaattgagaattgataacaaaaaattgtataatgTTGTTTCAAGCACAGATATTTTATGGAACAAAAGAcatcaaatatgatttatttgtgACATTAATCAAAATTTGTCAACAGTAAGACATGTCATGGCAAACTcacttttgaataaaaaaaaaggcatagAAGAATTAGAGGGAAgcagaaaatgaatgaaaaaaggaGGAATGATAGATGAAAAGAAACAAGATGGCAAGCAATTGATAAGAACCTTGGAAGAACCACATCACAAAAGCTAGATAATTTAGCTGGAGAACCGAAGGCCTTATAAACCCCACACTAGAATCCCATACTTCCAATGTGAGACTCAAGTCTCATACCTTGTAATTGGATCCCAACATCCCACCAAACCTACAGCCTCAACACCCACACAAGCTGGCTGTGCATTAGTCATTTGCTAATCCTAGGCAAAAATACAATGCAACCAAGAGACACGGTGAAAGGCTCTAATATCAATTGATAAGAATCTTGGGAGAACCACACCACAAGCTAGCTGCTGTAGTTGGAGAGTTGAAAACCTTGTAAACCCTAGGCTAGAATCCCATACTTCCAATGGGGGACTTAAGTCCCATACCTTACAATTAGATCCTAACAGCAAGAAATGTCAACCCAACTAAACTGACCATGAAGAAAATGCTTTGCTAATTCCTATTTATCACAAGAATGAAAATCAAGCACAGTAATTTAATGAGAACAAAATTCATGAATAAAAGCGAGTAACTTTAGTAAAACTGCAAGAGCatagttttgtgaaaaattatgaaataaaaatagcatTGCAGAATTCAATATTAACTTAACATTGCACAAAAACGAAATCACTCCATCATATTCCTGTTGAATAAAGAAGATTCATTGCTAACAGTCTTGCAGAAGCTCATAGgcttacttttaaaatatcaaaatggaCTGAACAACATCATCCTTAATACATCATACACAATAAAAAAAGGGTTAAAAAAATCTGTACTTATGTGTCACTAAGCCCTGGTTGGATCTTGAGGCATGCCCTAACATTGGAATGAGACAACCTACCCTCTCCTTAAACTTTTaaccaccaaaaaaataaatggtaCTTACAGTTTGTTACACTCTGGATACTTTCATTTAGCTTCCTACATCCAGAATTAATATAGGCCTTAACTCTCTCAGTTTCATTAGCTACAATTATCTTGTGAACTAATTTAGAATTCATGTCTATAGGAGGCCTCCTAATAAACTCTGcacaataaaagtaaaaagttataacaTCGGTGATTAGTTAgcaatatcattattttaagcTAACATGTGTTAAACAAAATTCTTAAACACTACCAAGTGCTTGTTGAAAGCCAGACAGCAGCTTGCTTCCAGCAATTCCCAACTCATCAATCTTTGTAATCCTGTCATAGGGTAGCTGTtgagaaatataaatttatacatatatattatgtgATAAAAAGAGTACAGAATATAATTGTGTCCTTGACTCCTTGTATGTATGTATgagtgtgagtgtgtgtgtctAGCCCTGTCTCTTAAGTCCTAAGAATATACCAAGAAATTTTCATAATGCATTCTATCCATTTCCTAactatttaactttttaaatattttttcctaccATGCCATTCCATTCAATCAGTAATCATCACCTCCAACTCCTAAGAGTGAGGATCATCTATAGTTATTTCATATGCAGAATCAATTATCTTGAAGCAATTAGGAGTGAACTACCGCTTAGGGTTTACATGGTATATAGGATGTCTTAAAATCAAACCCTCGTGATCATTTGTCTTACtaaaaaaagtacaacaaaatCCTCTGAGAACTTCTACTGATGTTTACAATGTTTGTACCGTCATAAAATTGTTGTTTCAATTATTTCATTACACATCTAGACATAGATTTGAAGCTCCTTCCAGATCCACATAAAACTATGATTCTGGTAAGGTAGTATTCATCAAAACGAAAATATTACTCCATATGAAGTAGTTCTCAACCTAACAAGAACAATCTCagatgaaaattttcaattttgacaGGTCAGCGTCAGTAAAGCAAACATAAGTTAAACAAATTTAACTACCACAGTACCACATGTATACCAATGATTTTTGGAAgatagaaaaatacaaaaagctaAAAAGTAGTAAGATTAGAAATTACCCTGTCATGAAATCTCTGAATTTGTGAAAAAATTCTTCCTCCAAATCAGAAATTGATTTGCCTTCCCTGCTTTCCATTCTGCAATTTAGATGAAAAGagtataaattgataaaataaattacatataaGAAAAGAGACCTTAGTAGATCATCTCATAGGAAATCACATTCTTGCCGCACTAAAACGAAATTTGCGGAGGCAGCGCCACAAAATGCACAGTTTAACCGTGCAAGTCTCCGACGGAGTGAGGAGCAGGAAAACACGAGCGGCACAACTAGCGATCGATGTGTCGTATTTGACGGCGGAGGGTGGTGGTGGAGGGGGATACCGTCAAGTTAAGTGGAAGGTTTATTCACTTTGCACTAAATATTAACACCGTCAATTAATGGTGATAGTTTAGGttgccaaaaaaaaatgcattttaacGGAGGGTACAGAGTATAATAAGTCAAAAACTTAGAGAGTTGAGTATAATTTGCTCTATTTTTAAAAGtccaaatttataaattttttttatcatattataattCATTGATACGAATATGAAAActccaaataattttttaaaatatccatacttttaattaaatatttaaacacattttaattcttataaactTATCGATTTTTACTTggtccttatattttttttatgatcccATAATTTCAAACCtcttatttttttggtcttttttcttacaaataaaaaGGATAATCTTTATTCTCATGATAATGATATgagaatagaagaaaaaatgtaaaagcaaatatttttaacattaaaaattaggaatgaaaaatatttgcTATCAAATTCATATACGAGAGTAATAAAATATCTAATGatcactttattttaatttataaattttatttattaaaaatatccatAATGCACAAAGAAAACACTgatgtaaaattaaaacattatttattagaaCAAAAATCTAAGTTAAATGAGAAAAGAATATGGACAAACTGCAGCAAACAGGATCCAAGACCAAGAGTGTATATATGATGCATGTTATGATGTAAGCCATGAGATATGGGGTTCTTTTGCCAAGCACTAAAACTTCAAAAGTCAATGGCGTGAAGCCAATAGCCACGAACTCCATCCTCAAAAAAGAAATTAGTCTTGTCAACTGTAAGGCATATGCTAAATAACACTACCATCTATCATCATGATTCTTGATATTGGTTCTCCAACTTGGCACTATAGTACATTCTTAATTGTGCCTTCCTAAGATAAGATGCTGTAGTGTTGCACCATGTTTCCTTTTTGCTCATGAACATTATTATCAATAAAGCTTCTCATTAGTGATTGGCATACtggtatttatattttattaaaattgaaagtgGTCGCACCTCGTTGACATTGTTCACCAGTAACTATCTTTGCTTTGTAGTCTAGTTATTAAATGCAAAACATCAAAAGTGAAATTGAATATGTATTGAATGTCTAAGATAATCTAATtcagttaataaaataaaatatgtttgttattttaaaagatccaaaaatatatttaagaataaaatcaatttaaaaacacatttaGTTATCCCTAAAAAACgagattaaaattttacatgcaaacttagttttagttttttagaatcaaaagatttgggaacaATTTGACCCAAACTTAGATTTGGGAACTTTAATCCAAACACTTTCTTAATTGTTAAATAGCCCAACTGCGTTGCCTTAATatgcataaatacaactaaaGTGAGAATTCAACACATAGAGCTGTtgcttattcattttttaaactaCTAATCCTACCAAAAGAACTATACTGTACAAGATGGAAAGAGAACTAATTGTGAGACGTAATCCAAGAGGCCACAATTAATGcaagtatatataaattatgagtCATTGAGTTCCACTCGagcatttatattatttgtaacCAAcacaaaaaaagtataaatctCCATTACACTCAGAGTATGAAAAGTCACTCCATAGAAAATTAGCAGTATTGCATGCAGTTAATGAAAATCAGAAGAAAATATGGTGACACAGCAACAAGTTCTTCAGTCACAACTGAAGCAGAACGTAGCTGACAAGcacatattatataataatatacagAAGACAACCTCCAGTAAGATAACAGAAGATTAAAACTTCATCAGTGACCagaaaagacacaaacaagactTCATTCAGCATTCCATTAGAAGATAATCCTTGCTTCATCTGCATCTTTTGCAATATGGAGTGATCTAGCTGCTTGTGCTGCTATAAGATCAACAGAGAATCCAGTAGGACCCCATCGTGCTTCTTCATATAGGGGTTCATAGACATTCTTCTCAAGAGGGCCAGATGTGAAGGACCATTTGCCACTTTCCGCAGAGACAGACCACGTGCCACCATCTAGATGAGGAAAACAAGCTGTTCGTTCACCCATGAAGAGACCAAGCTTGTGATTATAATTCCAGGTCTTGCATCCACTGTCATTTAGA
It includes:
- the LOC100802248 gene encoding uncharacterized protein, producing MDNMACNKGQHVRKAKKKQVKDKLDRLKQAEKKKRRLEKALATSAAIISELEKKKQKKKEEQQRLNEEGAAIAEAVALHVLLGEDSDDSCNVVLNDSGCKTWNYNHKLGLFMGERTACFPHLDGGTWSVSAESGKWSFTSGPLEKNVYEPLYEEARWGPTGFSVDLIAAQAARSLHIAKDADEARIIF
- the LOC100801169 gene encoding probable receptor-like protein kinase At5g24010, with the protein product MSFPQSLILTSHSSRNQTSLSSMNTQNLIPFILLLFIPFSVSFSTTDNFLLSCGSHSNASLFNRVFVGDSTDSGSTFLSSGDSISLTYQKPPQNLPTLYHTARLFRSTGRYRFNMKKNGTHLVRFHFSPFKAQSFDLKSAKFNVSVNGVSVLSNFQPPNDVLLKEFILKIVSNVLEILFRPVGDSGFAFVNALEVFTAPVDFVIDFGARLVGPSGVEEYRSLSSQVLETVHRINVGGLKITPFNDTLWRTWIPDEDYLVFKGAAKPAVSTHTPNYQKGGATREIAPENVYMTAQQMNRENSSLASRFNITWNFPVSPGGVPHLVRLHFCDIVSPALNLLYFDVYINGYIAYKDLDLSALAIHTLASPVYVDFVTNSDDTGFVQVSVGPSELSSSIRMNAILNGAEIMKMVNDVGTNVVHRRKNLWVLVGSIAGGIVVLFLVVTAFLLGTKCRNKKPKQRTVESVGWTPLSMFGGSSLSRSSEPGSHGLLGMKIPFAEIQSATNNFDRNLIIGSGGFGMVYKGELRDNVKVAVKRGMPGSRQGLPEFQTEITVLSKIRHRHLVSLVGFCEENSEMILVYEYVEKGPLKKHLYGSSLQTPLSWKQRLEICIGAARGLHYLHTGFAQGIIHRDIKSTNILLDENYVAKVADFGLSRSGPCINETHVSTNVKGSFGYLDPEYYRRQQLTDKSDVYSFGVVLFEVLCGRPAVDPQLAREQVNLAEWALEWLQKGMLEQIVDPHLVGQIQQSSLKKFCETAEKCLAEYGVDRPAMGDVLWNLEYALQLQESEPHANSSARESVSVTNAVIPGNPSTNRRTERDYYNCSSDVSTSQVFSQLMNNEGR
- the LOC100801714 gene encoding uncharacterized protein isoform X3, encoding MESREGKSISDLEEEFFHKFRDFMTGITKIDELGIAGSKLLSGFQQALVRSCTHGLCNHISKAKEILNELEGLLGDVTNAIQTTDGNLLALSDLDFDVELNEPVTYNDLEEKDALSRSQSPDVTTTKKKKSIDVPHLAMVMAFIYSMVKQDYLMQEKIVSALDVKMPSEELESYCQMWSLRPFINDEIVHQAWEHIH
- the LOC100801714 gene encoding uncharacterized protein isoform X2, which produces MESREGKSISDLEEEFFHKFRDFMTGITKIDELGIAGSKLLSGFQQALEFIRRPPIDMNSKLVHKIIVANETERVKAYINSGCRKLNESIQSVTNLRSCTHGLCNHISKAKEILNELEGLLGDVTNAIQTTDGNLLALSDLDFDVELNEPEEKDALSRSQSPDVTTTKKKKSIDVPHLAMVMAFIYSMVKQDYLMQEKIVSALDVKMPSEELESYCQMWSLRPFINDEIVHQAWEHIH
- the LOC100801714 gene encoding uncharacterized protein isoform X1, which codes for MESREGKSISDLEEEFFHKFRDFMTGITKIDELGIAGSKLLSGFQQALEFIRRPPIDMNSKLVHKIIVANETERVKAYINSGCRKLNESIQSVTNLRSCTHGLCNHISKAKEILNELEGLLGDVTNAIQTTDGNLLALSDLDFDVELNEPVTYNDLEEKDALSRSQSPDVTTTKKKKSIDVPHLAMVMAFIYSMVKQDYLMQEKIVSALDVKMPSEELESYCQMWSLRPFINDEIVHQAWEHIH